The following are from one region of the Gadus chalcogrammus isolate NIFS_2021 chromosome 19, NIFS_Gcha_1.0, whole genome shotgun sequence genome:
- the LOC130372336 gene encoding ras-GEF domain-containing family member 1B-B-like, producing the protein MTFTPPVCLIQVRMPPTTPYAGKFGPCSAYNSNNNHPPPPRSPYRQNNNHNNITSSTRPCKDGLYDNQAPARACKDGLYDNAPARPCKDSLYDNAPARPCKDGLYDNQAPTRSCKDGLYDNAPPRPCKDGLYDNAYTATENPYDIPQPCSPHRTTATTTKHHVYNPAPASPVTENPYSTPHPVPGARYHHHHSSSSTSCSGRLYRNASSSSSSGAGERDRYRNASNSSAGSDQSYRSNSGGPADPKEGRFGNGITASYGEMCYHDNSLVSGSLEALIQHLVPTVDYYPDRSYVFTFLLSSRLFLHPYELMSRVCHLCVEQQRSGDPLLDKIRVCEVAPKLVQLLTEWTETFPYDFRDERMMRCLKDMTHHVARGDEYSWRAMQQMTQRLIKRLSALGQYEEAVAALSAVALERPASLKNKLTSAQRADAMSVCDDPFVLAQQLTHIELDRLSFIGPEEFIQTFALKDPLENHKGFFRKRKTSNLEAYVNWFNRLSYLVATEICLPVKKKHRARAIEFFIDVAQECFNIGNFNSLMAIITGMNMSPVSRLKKTWSKVNTDKFDILEHQMDPSSNFSNYRTALRGATQRSETAHSSQERIVIPFFSLLIKDIYFLNEGCASRLTTGHINFEKLWELAKQVSEFLVWRQVVCPFQRDRRILQFLVTSPVFNEDELHLASYESEGPENHMEKDSRRSLRSSLLHRENRS; encoded by the exons ATGACGTTCACACCTCCTGTCTGCCTTATCCAGGTCAGGATGCCCCCCACCACACCTTACGCCGGTAAGTTCGGCCCCTGCAGCGCctacaacagcaacaacaaccacccccctccaccccgcaGCCCCTACCGCcagaacaacaaccacaacaacatcacCTCCAGCACCCGGCCCTGCAAGGACGGTCTCTATGACAACCAGGCCCCCGCCCGGGCCTGCAAGGACGGTCTCTATGACAACGCCCCCGCCAGGCCCTGCAAGGACAGTCTCTATGACAACGCCCCCGCCAGGCCCTGCAAGGACGGTCTCTATGACAACCAGGCCCCCACCAGGTCCTGCAAGGATGGTCTCTATGACAACGCTCCCCCCAGGCCCTGCAAGGACGGTCTCTATGACAACGCCTACACCGCCACCGAAAACCCCTACGACATCCCCCAGCCCTGCAGCCCCCACcggaccaccgccaccaccaccaaacaccACGTCTACAACCCCGCCCCCGCCAGCCCCGTCACGGAGAACCCCTACAGCACGCCGCACCCTGTGCCCGGTGCgcgataccaccaccaccacagcagcagcagcacttccTGTAGCGGGCGGCTGTACCGCAACGctagcagcagtagcagtagtggcGCCGGCGAGCGTGACCGCTATCGGAACGCGTCAAACAGCAGCGCAGGCAGCGACCAGTCCTACAGGAGCAACAGCGGGGGGCCCGCCGACCCCAAGGAGGGCCGCTTCGGCAACGGCATCACCGCCAGCTACGGGGAGATGTGTTACCACGACAACAGCCTGGTGTCGGGTTCCCTTGAGGCTCTGATTCAGCACCTGGTGCCCACGGTCGATTACTACCCCGAT CGGTCATATGTGTTCACCTTCCTGCTCAGCTCCCGCCTCTTTCTCCACCCCTACGAGCTGATGAGCAGGGTGTGCCACCTGTGTGTGGAGCAGCAGAGGTCTGGGGACCCCCTGCTTGACAAG ATCCGTGTCTGCGAGGTGGCCCCCAAGCTGGTCCAGCTGCTGACGGAGTGGACCGAGACCTTCCCCTACGACTTCAGGGACGAGAGGATGATGCGCTGCCTCAAGGACATGACGCACCACGTTGCTAGGGGCGACGAG TATTCGTGGCGGGCCATGCAGCAGATGACTCAGCGGCTGATCAAGCGCCTGTCGGCCCTGGGTCAGTACGAGGAGGCAGTGGCCGCGCTGAGCGCAGTGGCATTGGAGCGCCCCGCCTCGCTAAAGAACAAGCTGACCTCCGCCCAGCGCGCGGATGCAATGAGCGTGTGTGACGACCCCTTCGTCCTCGCCCAGCAGCTCACCCACATCGAACTG GACAGACTGAGTTTCATCGGCCCAGAGGAGTTCATCCAGACGTTTGCGCTGAAGGACCCTCTGGAGAACCACAAG GGATTCTTCCGGAAGAGGAAGACCAGTAACCTGGAGGCGTACGTCAACTGGTTCAACAGACTGAGCTACCTGGTGGCCACAGAGATCTGTCTG CCGGTGAAGAAGAAGCACAGAGCACGTGCGATCGAGTTCTTCATCGACGTGGCCCAGGAGTGCTTCAACATCGGGAACTTCAACTCCCTCATGGCCATCATCA ctgGTATGAACATGAGTCCTGTGTCTCGTCTGAAGAAGACGTGGAGTAAAGTCAACACAGACAAGTTTGACATTCTGgag catcagATGGATCCCTCCAGCAACTTCAGTAACTACCGGACCGCTCTGCGCGGGGCCACCCAGAGGTCAGAGACCGCCCACAGCAGTcaggagagg ATTGTGATCCCGTTCTTCAGTCTTCTCATTAAAGATATCTACTTTCTCAATGAGGGCTGCGCTAGCCGGCTAACCACCGGGCACATCAACTTTGAG AAACTGTGGGAGCTGGCGAAGCAGGTCAGTGAGTTCCTGGTGTGGCGCCAGGTGGTCTGCCCCTTCCAGCGGGACCGCCGCATCCTCCAGTTCCTCGTCACCTCGCCGGTCTTCAACGAGGACG aGCTGCACCTGGCCTCCTATGAGAGCGAGGGGCCAGAAAACCACATGGAGAAGGACAGTCGCAGGTCCCTCAG GTCCTCTCTGCTTCATCGGGAGAATCGGTCCTAG